From a single Nitrospinaceae bacterium genomic region:
- a CDS encoding UpxY family transcription antiterminator produces the protein MSAEWYAVHIKSNHERVVRDILERMELTVFLPEKLTLSRRRDRRKTILAPLFPGYLFVEPGARIGWAREVVTTRSVVRILGQGGHPMPMFKNEVESLRILLESGENFKEISYLGPGDAVRIDDGPLTGAEGKVIRISRKEHLVVSVALLQRSVAVELSEKQVVKIS, from the coding sequence TTGAGCGCAGAATGGTACGCAGTCCATATTAAGAGTAATCATGAACGAGTTGTCCGCGACATTCTGGAGCGGATGGAACTCACCGTATTTCTCCCTGAAAAATTGACTCTAAGCCGGAGGCGTGATCGACGTAAAACGATTCTCGCCCCATTGTTTCCTGGTTATCTCTTTGTTGAGCCTGGGGCTCGGATTGGATGGGCTAGGGAAGTGGTAACTACACGTTCGGTTGTCAGGATTTTGGGCCAAGGTGGGCATCCGATGCCCATGTTTAAAAACGAAGTAGAATCTCTTCGAATTCTTCTTGAGAGCGGAGAAAATTTTAAGGAAATTTCCTATCTCGGGCCGGGGGATGCTGTTCGTATTGATGATGGGCCCCTTACGGGGGCTGAAGGAAAAGTGATCCGAATTAGCCGGAAGGAACATCTGGTGGTTTCGGTTGCATTGTTGCAGCGCTCCGTTGCTGTCGAACTCTCGGAAAAACAGGTTGTGAAAATATCCTGA
- a CDS encoding methyltransferase domain-containing protein — protein sequence MQEIQTGKNSMPENELVSQDILNRTSKSFGYQWREFKEISPEDEEHFLNYIFPVEASFFEGKVGLDAACGFGRHLFYSARYGAKLAIGMDFSDAAISAKENTRELGNARVVKGSAYQIPFQTDSLDYVYCIGALHHMPDPEGAFVELQKYLKPGSPIFIWVYSKSRGRLNALLEAVRKRTTRMPYGILKAICLLAACLDYGLFILPYRLLKAIPGVDSLTPRRIKLYAKFPFHTCFADWFDRLSAPIRFYYNREDMEGWAERSGLSNVKISPTGLYGWRLYGEKPN from the coding sequence ATGCAGGAAATTCAGACAGGTAAAAATTCAATGCCAGAAAATGAATTAGTTAGCCAGGATATTTTAAATCGAACCAGCAAAAGTTTCGGGTATCAGTGGCGGGAGTTCAAAGAAATTTCGCCGGAAGACGAAGAGCATTTCTTGAATTATATCTTTCCTGTTGAAGCATCTTTTTTCGAGGGAAAGGTTGGTCTCGATGCCGCATGTGGGTTCGGTCGGCATTTGTTCTACTCTGCGCGCTACGGGGCGAAGCTTGCCATTGGAATGGATTTTAGCGACGCCGCCATTTCCGCAAAGGAAAATACACGGGAGTTGGGAAATGCTCGAGTCGTGAAAGGATCCGCCTATCAGATTCCGTTTCAGACGGATAGCCTGGATTACGTTTATTGTATTGGGGCATTGCACCATATGCCCGATCCTGAAGGTGCTTTTGTAGAGTTACAGAAATATTTAAAGCCGGGTTCTCCGATTTTTATTTGGGTTTATAGTAAATCAAGAGGGCGTTTAAACGCTTTGCTTGAAGCGGTTCGCAAGAGAACGACCAGAATGCCTTACGGAATCTTAAAAGCGATATGTTTACTTGCGGCTTGTCTTGATTATGGGTTGTTTATATTGCCATATCGTCTTTTGAAGGCGATTCCAGGTGTTGATTCGCTGACACCTCGCAGAATTAAACTCTATGCAAAATTTCCTTTTCATACTTGTTTTGCAGATTGGTTCGATCGTCTGTCTGCCCCTATTCGATTTTATTATAATCGCGAAGACATGGAAGGCTGGGCGGAAAGGTCAGGTCTGAGCAATGTGAAAATTTCGCCCACCGGACTTTATGGTTGGCGCCTATATGGCGAGAAGCCTAACTAA
- a CDS encoding NAD-dependent epimerase/dehydratase family protein has translation MKVLILGGDGFLGWPTAMHLSSCGHEVTVIDNYFRRTASAEIGAPQLYATPKLNERVVAWAAKSGKDIKVFEGDVTDCKFFLDVFKKVVPDTVVHYAEQPSAPYSMANYEQARFTLNNNLTGTLNLAYAVREVNPECHIVKLGTMGEYGTPDIDIEEGFIDIEHKGRKGRFLFPRQAGSLYHTTKIQDTDLLYFYVRAWGLRVTDLMQGPVYGLFTDEMDDDENLFTCFSYDETFGTALNRFVVQAVAGIPLTVYGAGGQTRGYLNIKDTMQCIRLAVDNPLDEGGLRVFNQFTETFSVNDLADRVVRAGKMLSLDVQVQSVENPRVEAEEHYYNPALSALPDLGLEPNLLTDDVLARILETVMKYKSNIHAESILPKTKWK, from the coding sequence ATGAAGGTTCTAATTTTAGGTGGCGATGGTTTCCTCGGCTGGCCGACGGCCATGCACCTATCTTCATGCGGTCACGAAGTTACTGTAATCGACAATTACTTTAGGCGTACGGCTAGTGCGGAGATCGGTGCACCGCAACTTTACGCTACCCCAAAATTGAATGAGCGCGTGGTCGCATGGGCAGCAAAATCCGGAAAAGACATTAAAGTATTTGAGGGGGATGTAACGGACTGTAAGTTCTTTCTCGATGTATTCAAGAAAGTTGTTCCTGATACAGTCGTTCATTACGCTGAACAACCCTCGGCACCCTATTCTATGGCCAATTATGAGCAGGCTCGTTTCACCTTGAACAACAATCTTACGGGTACGCTAAATCTTGCTTATGCAGTACGGGAAGTGAATCCCGAATGCCATATTGTCAAACTCGGCACCATGGGTGAGTACGGGACTCCGGATATCGATATCGAAGAAGGATTCATCGATATCGAACACAAGGGCAGAAAAGGTAGATTTCTCTTTCCGCGTCAGGCGGGCTCCCTCTACCACACGACTAAAATTCAGGATACGGATCTGCTCTACTTTTACGTGCGGGCGTGGGGGCTTCGCGTAACCGACCTAATGCAAGGGCCGGTTTACGGTCTGTTTACGGATGAGATGGATGACGATGAAAATCTCTTCACGTGTTTTAGCTATGATGAAACGTTTGGAACGGCGTTGAACCGTTTTGTTGTCCAGGCTGTTGCGGGAATACCTCTGACCGTTTATGGGGCCGGTGGGCAGACGCGTGGCTATCTGAATATCAAGGATACGATGCAGTGTATTCGCCTGGCGGTGGATAATCCATTGGATGAGGGTGGGTTGCGGGTGTTTAACCAATTCACTGAAACTTTTTCGGTAAATGATCTTGCGGATCGTGTGGTGAGGGCAGGAAAAATGCTCTCGCTGGATGTGCAAGTCCAGTCAGTCGAAAATCCCCGAGTCGAGGCAGAGGAGCATTATTATAATCCTGCGCTAAGCGCACTGCCCGATCTGGGCCTTGAGCCAAATCTTCTGACCGATGATGTGCTCGCGCGTATTCTCGAAACGGTAATGAAGTACAAGAGTAATATTCATGCAGAATCGATTCTTCCGAAAACGAAATGGAAATGA
- a CDS encoding hydroxyacid dehydrogenase: MAQKPVALYYRMLKYQPENLKRLDDLFSVIELDDPSEDTPEILSRVEVLFAPLGYFVGKEKMDLAKRLRVIASNTTGHPHIDVDCAVSKGIFVACLKFAPEFLKTITPTAELTWGLILALSRKILTAHESVLAGNWDRRPFGAPGMLSRMSLGVVGLGRLGSLVANYGLAFGMEVRYFDHSEKTIDPRIKRVATLKELVSVSDVISVHIPHEPETEGIFNREIFDSFKQGSYFVNTARGELIDWNALYSSLENGHIAGAALDVFEGEFVPGFIDNFPEHPFLKYAREHDNVIFTPHIGGSTIDAWLETEAHTIDMVVDELSRH; the protein is encoded by the coding sequence ATGGCCCAAAAACCAGTAGCGCTTTACTACAGGATGCTTAAATATCAACCAGAGAACTTGAAACGTCTGGACGATCTTTTCAGTGTTATCGAGCTAGATGATCCGTCGGAAGATACCCCTGAAATACTCTCCCGCGTAGAGGTGTTGTTCGCGCCGCTTGGCTATTTCGTGGGGAAAGAAAAGATGGATTTGGCCAAGAGGCTGCGCGTCATAGCCTCCAACACTACGGGACATCCACATATAGATGTTGATTGCGCTGTCTCGAAGGGAATTTTTGTTGCCTGCTTAAAATTCGCTCCAGAGTTTTTAAAAACAATCACCCCGACAGCTGAACTGACCTGGGGGCTAATACTTGCTCTTAGTAGAAAAATTCTAACCGCCCATGAAAGCGTTCTGGCCGGTAATTGGGATAGGCGTCCATTTGGAGCGCCTGGAATGCTTTCGCGAATGAGTCTTGGAGTCGTCGGGCTGGGTCGTCTTGGCTCATTGGTAGCGAATTATGGATTGGCGTTCGGCATGGAAGTTCGGTATTTCGATCACTCGGAAAAGACCATCGATCCCCGCATCAAAAGGGTTGCTACGCTCAAAGAACTAGTTTCTGTGAGTGATGTTATTTCGGTTCATATCCCTCATGAGCCTGAGACAGAAGGCATATTCAACCGGGAAATATTCGATTCATTCAAGCAGGGCTCTTACTTCGTCAACACCGCGCGGGGAGAGTTGATCGACTGGAATGCGCTTTACAGTTCACTTGAAAATGGACATATCGCAGGGGCCGCGCTTGATGTTTTCGAAGGAGAATTTGTCCCTGGCTTTATCGACAATTTTCCCGAACATCCATTTTTGAAGTATGCAAGAGAGCACGACAATGTAATTTTCACTCCCCACATTGGGGGCTCTACGATTGATGCCTGGCTGGAGACCGAGGCGCATACCATCGATATGGTGGTAGATGAACTTTCCCGCCACTAG
- a CDS encoding winged helix-turn-helix transcriptional regulator, which yields MRKSDIQELKLMEEIDRADGATTQRELANKLNISLGLVNSFVKRIVRKGYFKVTTIPGRRVQYILTPKGISEKSQKTLSYVQYSLTYYKDVRSKLQELALDLMTKGVRRVALVGVGELAELFYLTMKQNDIEIVSVSSLASSGEFFLGYQVGPLDELSDFSEYVCVMELEKIDECIERLRELGVPDDRIVLSSNL from the coding sequence GTGCGTAAATCTGATATTCAAGAGTTGAAGTTGATGGAAGAGATTGACCGGGCGGATGGTGCAACCACCCAAAGGGAACTTGCGAATAAACTAAATATTTCTTTGGGGCTTGTTAACTCTTTCGTAAAACGCATTGTTCGAAAGGGTTATTTCAAAGTAACGACGATTCCTGGGCGCCGGGTACAGTACATATTGACTCCTAAGGGTATTTCTGAGAAATCTCAAAAAACGCTAAGTTACGTTCAGTACTCCCTGACCTACTACAAGGATGTTCGCTCGAAATTACAGGAACTTGCTTTGGACCTGATGACAAAGGGAGTGAGGCGGGTCGCGTTGGTGGGAGTGGGAGAGCTTGCAGAGCTTTTTTATTTGACTATGAAACAAAATGACATTGAAATAGTCTCAGTTTCATCTCTTGCGAGTTCGGGAGAATTCTTCTTGGGATATCAGGTGGGTCCTTTGGATGAGTTATCTGATTTTTCTGAGTATGTATGTGTAATGGAGCTTGAAAAAATAGATGAATGCATTGAGCGCCTAAGGGAGTTAGGGGTGCCAGATGACAGGATTGTTCTCAGTTCCAATTTGTAG
- the neuC gene encoding UDP-N-acetylglucosamine 2-epimerase (hydrolyzing) gives MKSVIESIQKTPNLELQLILGGGVILEKYGRILHSDDSINLPVDRMIHFLLEGENPVTMAKSAGIAVTEFSTAFEDLKPDVVFVIADRFECLPIAMAACYMNIPIAHMEGGEVSGSIDESIRHSITKLAHLHFPTSENAAKRIERMGEAPTTIFPVGATSMDVIAGQDLDNLDPVRAYQKDYGLGELVDIEPGNYHIVIQHPVTTEYDDNFKNVNETIAAIDGSKMPVIWIWPNMDAGSDGINKGIRFYRERKSPTNVHYFKSLPIELFAPLLKNATCIIGNSSSGIREAAFLGTPSVNIGTRQGGRERGRNVIDVGYSCDEIAEAMERQANHGKYEPDYLYGDGKSGKRITDILEKYEFTLQKRITY, from the coding sequence ATGAAATCGGTCATCGAGAGTATTCAAAAAACCCCGAATCTTGAGCTTCAGCTCATTTTGGGGGGTGGCGTAATTTTGGAAAAATACGGACGTATTCTTCATTCGGACGACAGCATTAATTTGCCCGTGGACAGGATGATCCATTTTCTGCTCGAAGGTGAAAACCCTGTTACAATGGCGAAGTCTGCTGGAATCGCTGTTACCGAGTTCAGTACAGCATTCGAGGATTTGAAGCCCGATGTTGTTTTTGTCATCGCTGATCGCTTCGAATGTCTGCCAATTGCTATGGCAGCCTGCTACATGAATATACCCATTGCCCACATGGAAGGCGGAGAAGTATCCGGCTCGATCGATGAAAGTATTCGCCATTCAATCACCAAGCTGGCACATCTGCATTTCCCAACCTCAGAGAATGCCGCTAAAAGAATAGAGCGCATGGGCGAGGCACCAACGACGATTTTTCCGGTTGGCGCAACTAGTATGGACGTCATCGCCGGACAGGATCTTGATAACCTTGACCCAGTCCGTGCTTATCAGAAAGATTATGGGCTGGGAGAGTTGGTTGATATTGAGCCTGGTAACTATCACATCGTTATCCAGCATCCGGTTACGACCGAGTATGATGATAATTTCAAGAACGTGAATGAGACGATTGCGGCGATTGATGGATCGAAGATGCCGGTAATTTGGATTTGGCCCAACATGGACGCAGGTTCTGACGGTATCAACAAAGGAATTCGTTTCTATCGAGAAAGAAAATCTCCCACCAACGTACATTATTTTAAAAGCTTACCTATCGAATTGTTCGCCCCCTTATTGAAAAACGCAACTTGCATCATTGGTAACTCGTCCAGCGGCATCCGAGAGGCGGCTTTTCTCGGGACGCCCTCGGTGAACATCGGAACACGTCAGGGAGGCCGGGAGCGCGGGCGCAACGTTATCGACGTTGGCTATAGTTGTGATGAAATTGCGGAAGCTATGGAGCGGCAGGCCAACCATGGTAAATACGAGCCTGACTATCTCTATGGCGACGGTAAATCTGGAAAAAGAATTACCGACATTCTCGAAAAATATGAATTTACATTACAGAAACGGATCACGTACTAA
- a CDS encoding N-acylneuraminate-9-phosphate synthase: MSKRFSSRFQIDGVGVGEDCPAYLIAEAGVAHFGSVEKAFRLVDMAVEAGADAVKFQIFDTDALIGREAAAWRERLSSRCLPYDDFYRVRDYCDDKNITFFATAHDEPSLDFLDELKVPVHKIGSGEVDNWPFISKVAGRGKPVILSTGMYTFEKITKALDVVFEAGNREVVVLHCVTNYPSPPDEINLRVMDAIREAFDVVTGYSDHTAGIYIPLAAIARGARVLEKHISLDFNVPDAQDWKVSCGPEDLPELIRGAREIEASLGSGERVPNSAELESILWARKSLVTRKAMKAGDELTLDVLAFKRPGTGIPPSDAEKVVHRRINIDLESDTVIQWEHLN, from the coding sequence ATGAGTAAACGGTTTAGTTCACGGTTTCAGATAGATGGTGTTGGGGTAGGAGAAGATTGCCCCGCTTATCTGATCGCCGAGGCCGGTGTTGCGCATTTTGGCAGCGTGGAAAAAGCGTTTCGGCTGGTGGACATGGCGGTGGAGGCCGGGGCGGATGCCGTTAAATTTCAGATCTTCGATACGGACGCCCTCATTGGGCGCGAGGCGGCCGCTTGGCGGGAGCGCTTGAGTAGTAGATGCCTTCCCTACGATGATTTTTATCGTGTCCGAGATTACTGTGATGATAAAAACATCACTTTTTTTGCCACCGCACACGATGAGCCGAGTCTGGATTTTCTTGATGAACTCAAGGTACCAGTTCATAAAATTGGCTCGGGCGAGGTGGATAACTGGCCATTCATCTCGAAGGTTGCGGGGCGGGGAAAACCCGTTATTTTATCCACCGGGATGTACACTTTTGAGAAAATCACTAAAGCGCTCGATGTGGTATTCGAGGCCGGAAACCGGGAGGTGGTGGTGCTGCATTGCGTGACAAACTACCCTTCGCCTCCCGATGAAATTAATCTTCGGGTGATGGATGCTATTCGCGAGGCTTTTGATGTAGTGACAGGGTATTCGGATCATACGGCTGGCATTTACATTCCCTTGGCCGCAATTGCGCGGGGCGCACGAGTTCTCGAAAAACATATTTCGTTGGATTTCAACGTTCCTGATGCGCAGGATTGGAAAGTTTCTTGTGGGCCCGAAGATCTTCCTGAGTTGATTCGAGGTGCGCGCGAAATTGAAGCGAGTCTTGGCTCAGGAGAGCGCGTACCCAACTCGGCTGAGCTGGAGAGTATTCTCTGGGCACGAAAGAGCCTGGTAACGAGGAAAGCAATGAAAGCGGGAGATGAATTAACTTTGGATGTGCTCGCCTTTAAGCGACCGGGCACGGGCATTCCTCCCTCGGATGCCGAGAAGGTTGTCCACCGCCGCATCAATATCGATCTTGAGTCTGATACCGTCATACAGTGGGAGCATCTGAATTGA